GTGATGTTTTATGTTCTTCTTATGGATGCTTCTTGTTATTTATTGTTGATTTAATGCCATGCCAGCGTCAATGGCTATTTACATGGCAGGATTAATGCAGGACATTACATTAGGGGTAGTCAGGGGTCtagttaggggtcaccacagcagatcatcagtctccataccccctgtcctctacatctgcctctttcaaaccaactacctgcatgtctttcctcaccacatccataaacatcctccttggccttcctcttttcctccttccaggcagctccatcctcagcattctcctactgatataccccatgtccctcctctgcacatgtccaaaccatctcaatctcacctctctcaccttgtctccaaaatggtggaaaaataatacagaatatTTCATAAATATGCATAAACGTGTGCAGGAAGTGAGTTATTAACAGTGTTGCACAAATTTAATCCACATTTATGTGTATTTTAGTAACATGAGAGTGAAATTACGTAACATCGTTAGAGGTCAATGCATGTAGTATTAGCTTTCTACACTAACAAGTAACGTGTTTCTATATGACAAACGACAAACAACAGTGTATTCTGATGTAAAGATTAGAGTTGCACCATGTCAAGAACTATAATGTAACCACCAAAGTAATGAACTACCAAATCCTTACACTAAATGTTTGTTCACTGATATTGATATCAGAATTCTATTACATTTAATCAGTGCTTCAATAACATAACTGCTTAGAGAAACTTCTCTGAGGTGCCATGGTGTCTGTATAAGCAAGTAAAAACACCATTTGTTACTGATCAGTTCAGAAAGCATTTCAGATGACTTAACTCAGGAAGTGCCTGTGCATGTTTTGGGGGTGTGGTTCTAGAGGAAgcggcacatttttttttttggatttttagtCACCCTACTCAAATCTAATTCTCTGATTAGGTGGCTGTGTGGGGAGAATAATTTGCAGTGGCATGTCATAAAACTCTCTTTGTAGCAAAAGGTGAGATTAATTGTTGAAATTTttaattaagataaaaaaaaaaaaaaagattttaatgtgACCACCACTGCAAGCAAAGATCTGACTACAGAATGTGTCCGCCACAAAACTGGTCTATTTATCACCAAAAGGGAGAGTGTATAAGGTTATGCAAAACttacattaatacaaaaaacTATATGGTAGCAACAGCAGTGAACTGTAAAACCATGCTACTCATGTTTCCTTATGTGTTCTGCGTGAGCACAGATTGTGCCGATTTTTGACGTGAGCAGAAAGCATCGATTTCACACATCTATAATTAAAGGATGTCCATCTTGTAAAATGGCGTGAAGAAAATGCTATGCAGTTATCTGTTATATTTAATGCAGTCGTCTCATACAGAACACCATACTTAAAATGTCAGAACAAAAATCACCCAAAATCAGGAAGGCACAGGTAACACGCGAGTATCAATCTATAAGAGAAGACAATCTATAAGACAAATCTAGTGAAATCGAGTTTGAGCCACACATGTCCTGATTCTCAAAATGTGATGTTTTCAGAAGCCCACATGAGCATTAATGTTGTACAGGAAGTGCGATATGCTGCACCTAGTTActgcaaaaaatgtaaaccttCACACTAAACTAACTTGAATTGAATAAGAAAACCAATGCAGCAGACTTTCCTGCTTATAATCCATGAATCCATTTATTATTAGTCTTCGATTATTTTACttgaaaatgttataaaaatgcATCACATTATGACCAATCATATTTGAGATTGGctgttgtgtgtaaatgtttgcatAAGCCAAACTGATCGGAAATTTTACAAAGCATTTTCTGAACACAGCttaatttgcatttaatgacGTCTGCAAACCTCAATTGTGCAGACAGGAACAGGAAAAGAATACTGGTAAAGGCTAAAATGAAGACTGAAAGGTGGAGTTTGTTTCACTTATATACCAAttaaatagataataataatatataatgctaACAATAACAGTCCTAAatcatctgcaaaaaaaaagggatttgtTTGTAGCTTACAGCACACAGATACGTTAAAGCTGTCTGTGGCAATGCATGGACGAGATGACACTGCTTTTCCTCCTGTCACTCAGGACAACACTGGCCAATAGATAGGGTCAATGTGTACAGCATGTTGAAGAGGGTAATTAGTGCTCTTCTCCGAGTGCGTTATGCTCCCTTGTGACGAGGACACACATGCCGCAGAATCACATCACAGCCTTAACCCTCCCTGGTGTGACAGGGGAGCACTAGCAAGTGACCaaccgtaaaaaaaaatagcaaaaatctAAGCTAAATGTGCAGAAATATACTAAATAATAATCCGAAATGCGTCTAAGAAGgactacaaaaaaacaacaaaacactcaCAAATTTGCAAAAAAGGGCTACAGATTGAATGTGGTGGAAAGAGAACTATGTTGAAACCTCACCCTGTGTTCACACTTACAAAAGAGGGGTCAGAAAGCATTTCCTACACGCATGCTGTTAAACAGTGTGACAAATTATGTTTACCTGAAATCTACTAAGTTCAATGCaagtaaaatgttaacaaaaaagaaaaatgcatttactgTAGTGTTCTAACGTGTCGCTTACATTTTCCCAAAAGCTCATACATGTAAATCATATAAACATCTCATCCTGTTTAGTGTATAATCTGGTCTAAGCAGTATTTTAACTATTTACCTACTGCATAGACAATTATATTTTGGCTACTACTGCTTTCTTAttagaggggggaaaaaaattcagtGGACAGTCCACACCCGCAAGCAACAATATCAGTTGCAACACGCCCACAAGAGACACACGTGTGACTTGTCACTTCCTGAAGTGAACAGAGGGCAAGAAGGAAACGGTGTATATTAATGGGAAAGCTGATCATAAAAACTCAGGCATGTGGGTCAAATCTGTTCTAAATTTCAGAAATACTTTTATTACACATAACCGATTAACCAATATAATATGTCAAAAGTCCTTTCATGTAAGACTTTATTACATGTAGATGGCAAAAGCTGGTCCAAATTACCacaaataatatgtaatataaaacaGGCCCTAGagaaacatgttttaaaaaaattaaatgtacacaTGCTGAAACAGGGAATAAAGAAAGAACCGTGAAAGGCTGAAATTTCCCCTTGATGAGGGTGTGACGCCACATATAACATTGTAATTAGGCAAAACTGTGCAGAGGGATAAAGGTAAAGCTGTAGGCTTTTATAACTATTTTAAGTCGTGAGCTCTGACACATTTAGGAAGGCATTGTTGTTACACACAGACATTTCTCAATATCCTCGTTATTTATTGCCCAAGCAACATTCATCATTACAAATTCCCCACCTCTAAGTATACAACAACTTctgaatatattttaagatGGAAATCAATGGAAAAAGCCACTGACCACACCTGGATTTAAAGCTTTTCTTTACAATACTGTTATTCTGCAAAAAGTCTTGTTTGGGTCAGGGTAAATCTTTATACAAATATCTAACAAAAGACAAAGGAAAATCACTGATATTAACCAAGCTGTGATCATATACAGCTTACTTTCATGATATAAAGTGTTCattacaattcttttttttgaagCTTGCTAACCATCTTGATAGTGTTACTCCAAAAGATGTAAAACTCAAAATATATGAGGATTTGCAAGACTTGTATATTTCTAAGACATTAAAAGGTAAGTGTCAAAACaccatttttgtaataaataaatataattcaagcattttacacacacacacacacacacacacatacaccatccCATTAATGCTCTCCTCAATTTCTCAAATcttcaaaatacatttaaacttaACTCAAACAGTTTCAAACTCAAAACTATGGGCAATAATGAGAGTCTTGCTGTAGAAGAAAGCACCTCCTCATCACAGTGCTACCACACTGAACTGCTAATCCTGCTCTCACCTCGTTTCTTCAGTAGCACTGCAGGgttcatgtacagtatatcagAGCAGGAGGGTGACTGGCTGGGGTCAACTTAGAGGCTGCCAAAAATAAAAGTGCGTCCAGGCTCTAGTAACATTTTTCTTATGACTACTGCAAGAGAACACCTCAGCTCACAGCCAAAATGTTATCCAAAGACGCCTTGCCATTTTGCTGAGGATAAAAATGCAATAACTCTACTGACAGTTTTTGAATAGTTATGCAAGCCTTTAGCTAAGTTAACTGATTTAGCAGGCAAGTAAGCCATGATCTGTTGTACTAATAATCCAGATAGCAAGGTATTTTAGTTATTTAGATTATCTTAGACACTAGATGGGTGTTTTTTCAACTTTTCCACACTGATGCAACTAAAGCAATGAAGTAAATAGaccagaaaatgtaaaaaatggttCTGATGCCATGCAACAACTGCACTTTATGATAAATGAGTTGCCTCTTAAAGGGTCTCGGTTCTTTTCTCAGCGAAGAGAAATGCTGAAATCCTTGCCAGTGGAAATCACACAGAGGGTACGGACACAATAAAGGCGATAGAAATTTGAGAAAGACAGAAGAGTATTCGTTTCAGGTTCTTTGCTAATGACAGAATGTTGTGCATTTCATCCACAGCTGTTAAGCAAAAAAGCTCAGTGTCAGAATTAGATTCTGCCTTCTGCtcaaaacaaaatgtacatgAATTCCTAACAGATCAAACCATCCTCAAAAACATTGCTAATTCTACATATTTACCTATCTAATTACTGGTTCAGTCCTAACATGTGGCCTAATATGTTCCAAAATGGAGACCAAGAGACAGAAAACCATTTACATGCTAAAAGCATGTCGAAATGTACTAATCTACAGAAGGAAAGGCAGCAGACCTGATAATTTCACCCTGCTGTAGGCTTGCAGTATGGCATGATGGTGCAATGGAGCCTCGTACCATGGCATGATGCCCAGGTTTTCTATGATGCCACCTGATGTAGCAGGAATGAAATGCGAGCATTCAGCATCCTCCCACTAGCACAGATGGGATGCCTTACAGAACAAATGGCCATGCTGGGAGCAGTAGTCAGTTTGGCTCtgttgcgcacacacacatgcacacgcacacgcacactgaCACATAACGTCTCATAACCACCAGCACATGGACTTCCTGTATGCGTTTAGCTTCCACTTTCAAAGCATTACCTTACCATACAATACCATAAAAGGGGAAGAAGACTCAAATAAAGTGGCAGTCAGGAAAACAGATTAGGTCACTGCCAACAATAAACTGTTCAGTTACACAAAAGTGTCTTTATGTGTAAAAAATCTGTAAACCTAAATGAAAAGCCTTAAATTATGATCTATGAATGTAATTGCTCTAAAGCACTATTACACACTACAGTTACGGGGCTTCACTGTAAATcacacaaattaataataatgatattatcTTTATTCTTTTGAATGGATGTATTTATTAAGCACAGTACATCCCAGAGCTTCAAACCCCAGACCCACTTCAGCTCAACCACACTGTTAATGAGCATCCACAAAGCCACTACACTGCCCAGGTTCTCTTTAAAAGAAGAATTACAATaacaaaagaaagtgagagGTTTTACACATCTGTCTCGGAGTCATTTATGATCTGCACAAGAGAAACACACAAGTCAGGTTTTGTGATCAGACAGACTTCATCAGTCAGGTTAGTTCTTACACACATCTGTGAGGGACAATCATGTGAACAGGCTTAGGTTAAAAGCAACAATGTGATTAAATGTCATTTCCAGCTACATACAAATCCAATGTGCTGCTTAACAGCAAGTTGAGACTGACATGCTGGAGAGGCAACAATCTGTTTAGTTACCGTTATGCTATTGTCCAGGCTAAATAAACGTGCTGTTGGCTCTTGGGGTGGACTTCTGATGTCGATCTGCAGCAGCTTGAGAAACCTCGAGTTGGACCTGAGATTGTAAAAGCGCCTGATCTCACAAGTTCTCCATGTCTTCTCGCTGACACGCTGCTTCATTCACTGCCTCGCCTTAGAAACACTTCCCAATTAAATCCCCCTGTTTGACCAAACCACAACACGACCACGTGACCGGAATAAAGCATCGCATATAGAAAACTGAACAAACCTCGACTTGGGAATGAGGGAGAAACGTTGAGAAGACCAGTTCCAACGCTGAAGATCCGGGAGGAGTgatttactttctctctctctcttagcttctcttctctctctctctctctctctctctctcttagctGTCTAACAGCTATTTCCGGGTTGGTGAAACGTCATCGCGCTGTCCTGAACAGGTTCAAAAGCAACGACCCGTGTGAAAAAGCATAAGATGAAAACGTCTCTCTCGTATCACGCCCTGATTACACGTGTTTACTGTAAATAAGATGTTGCGCGGAATATCTGCCCAACTGACCATCTGCCCTGCCGCTGCACAGCATGTGTACGGATGAGGGTCTACTACCCCCTGTGGTCCAAACGCGCAATTGCGCGATCGCCACACCTGATACGGCCCGTTATTTATGTAGACCAGGGGCCCAAACACAGGGCTTCGGACTGGCACCGAGCCCTGGATCATCACGCTTTAAGATTTATTCTATTTCCATTTTACTGACTTTTGCGGTCTGCAGgatgttttattaaagaatataATCATAGTGCAGAACATTATTGTAAGGATGGTATGAATAACAGATTCGGTGCATTGGCAATAAAATGTGAACATCGATACAAGTTGGTATTTGTATGGTGATGCATTGTTTTCAACATATCTGCATtggtataattataatatatatatatatatatataaaattatcagTAAATGCGCTATacctgtattatttataaagtgaccaataatttgtgatcaatgttttttatgtaaattgtaaaatttatTTCTTCTATATTCTTTGTGTGCGTCACTGTACCAAATAATCCACAGCCTGATCCCGTTCCGAATCCTAGATGTTTTGGACCCCTGGCACATTTTCCTTAGAGTGCCTCTGGACTGTCCATGCGACTCACTGGGTTCTCTAACAAGCAGATTATAACTTTATCTCAAGGCTTGTTATTCCAGATGGCATGCAAAATGGCATATTGCAGTACCCAAAATAGTATTGGCTGGGTCAGAGGTTCCAGGTGGTCTTGCATCCTGTTCTGGACATTTTAGTTGTCAGTTTAGTTGTCATTGGTCTCAGTTGTACACTCGGGAAGAACTGTGTAGtagttcatttatttgattaggTTGTGGTTGTTGGTGGTGTAGGGAACAAGGTAAAACTCTAATACGGGAGAGGAGAACATTAGataccacccagatgaggacgagTCCCTTCTCAGACTgttttctctcaaggtttcttcctatcatctcagggagtttttcctagCCGCTGGTtttctcattagggataaactcataagagatacattttaaatttgaatattttagaacCTAGTTAACTCTGCAAAGCTGTGTTTAGGGTAATGTGTATTGTTAAATAttgctatacaaatacattgcattgaatatgtttaaaacttgtATGAAAAGTCTAACACACCTCAAACTAGCAACAGCTTTAGATTACCTTATTGTTTCGGGTGTTTTAGGATTAAAAACAAAGACTTATACAGCTTCAATAAAGGATCAGTGAACAGCAGTTTAAAATGCAGTCTATAGGGTGTAATTAGTGCACAATCAGTAGATGGGCGTGTCTTTTAGGAGATGGATATCAGTGCAAATAGACACACCTGAGCTGCATTATTCTGCTCTATTTAACTGACGCTTTAGATGCTGTTCTGTTTAAAAACTTTGGTGTGCTTTAAGCAAACGCTTAGCTAACATACCCAACATAGTTCATAGAGTTGTGCtaggatttttttccctttgctttCTAAACCAAAAACCTCTGACATGGCGAAAGAGAAAATCCACATCAACCTTGTTATTATTGGACATGTTGATTGTGGAAAATCGACCACCACTGGCCACCTGGTTTATAAATGTGGTGGTGTTGATCCAAGAACCATAGAGAAGTATGAGAAGGCTGCAGCCCAGGTTGGTGTCTTAATGTTGGTTACTGGCTTAGgcatgtttatttacttttgcttgtttgttttaaaaacattaactcAAGATGAATGGAAATTCTTATTCCAGATGGGGAAGGGGTCCTTTAAGTATGCATGGGTTCTTGATAAACTCAAAGCAGAACGAGAGCGTGGCATCACCATTGATATTTCCTTGTTAAAGTTCAACACTCAGAAGTATGTCTTCACAATAATTGATGCACCTGGACACCGTGACTTCATTAAGAACATGATTACGGGAACTTCACAGGTAAATTGCATTACTAATCTGAAGTGTTTAAATTGatgaataaagtaataataaaatggtgCTTTTTCTGCAGGCTGATGCTGCTCTGCTGGTTGTCTCTGCTGCAAAGGGTGAGTTTGAGGCAGGTATATCACGCAATGGTCAGACAAGGGAGCATGTTTTACTGGCATACACCCTTGGAGTCAAGCAGCTTGTTGTCTGTGTCAACAAAATGGACCTCACCGAGCCACCATTCAGCCAGAAACGATACGATGAGGTAGTGAAAAATGTAACCGTTTTTATCAAGAAGATTGGTTATGACCCAGCTGCAGTGCCCTTTGTTCCTCTATCTGGTTGGGGTGGTGACAACATGCTTGCACCGTCTCAGAAGGTAGCTGTTCTATGTAAATCTAAAGTTCTTAAACATGGGCCTTAATGTGACAGTAAGACATGTAATTGTATGTTGAATTCTGCTAGATGTCTTGGTTTAAAGGCTGGAAGATCAAGAGAAAGGATGGTTTCTCAAGTGGCAAGACACTTTTGGAAGTGCTGGACTCTTTGCACCCACCAGTGCGCACAGCCACCAAACCTTTGCGTTTACCACTTCAGGATGTCTATAAAATTGGAGGTTGTGATCAAATCACTCATTCCTTGcactaaaaacttttttttttagttatgatTAAAGTGAGCTTAAGATTTTTCATTCACCTTGCTCGTTACCAGGTGTCGGCACAGTGCCAGTGGGCAAGATTGAAACTGGGATTCTGAAGCCTGGGATGCTTCTGACTTTCTCACCAGCTAAGCTGACTGCAGAGGTGAAGTCCATCGAGATGCATCACCAGGGTCTGCAGACTGCAATGCCTGGCCACAATGTGGGCTTCAACATCAAGAATGTGGCAGTCAAGAATCTGAGACGTGGAGATGTGGCTGGTAATGCCCAGCAGGACCCACCTTCTGATGTTCACAGCTTTATTGCTCAGGTAGTGTGGTCTTGACAGTGTTTATTATGCTCTAGCTGCATTTGTAACCATTTGAGCTGAAGACTTGACATGGTCCTAGCCTTAAGCATATGCTCATtcttctgttttgaaatgtctAAGTGTTCCAGGATTGTCTACCACTAATGTATCCTTTGCACAGGTTATTATTCTCAATCACCCTGGCAAAATCAAAAGTGGTTACTCTCCAGTGCTGGACTGCCATACCACCCATGTCACATGTAGCTTTGCAGAGCTGCAGGAGAAACTTGATCGTCGTACAGGGAAAAAACTGGAAGACTTGCCTCCTTTCTTGGTTTCTGGAGATGCTGCCACAGTGAAATTTGTACCAATCAAACCCCTCTGTGTAGAGAGCTTTTTCAGCTATCCACCTTTAGGTAAGGTCATACTTTTTGCATAACTCTGGATATAATACCTGTACACCTAATGTAAGACCAGTCTTTAGTTGGATTTGTAGTAAGGTATCTTCCTGGAAGTGTTGCTTAAAATAGATTCCTCAAACAATACAGGCATTGTTGCATGCTACTGAATTCTTTCTTCCTTCAGGGCGTTTTGCAGCGAGGGATCTTAAGCAGACTGTTGCTGTTGGTGTGATCAAGTCTGTGGAGAAGGTGGATCAAGCAAGAAAGTCTGCACAAAAAGTTCAAGTATCAAAATGATTATCATTTAGACCTTATTATACTTTGTTTACCAGCAGTCTGATATGTAAACCTTGAGGTTgaatttgaggttttttttttttttttttttttttttggtagtgTTGCAAATTATGTTGTAAATGCAATTGCTGATTTTATTTGAAGGCCATGGTGAATCTGTGCCATGAAAAATGACTTAACTGGAGAACATGAAGTGAATTTTGTTGCTAGactgcaaaataaatttgattttGTCTTGTGAATTGGTATTCCTATTTTGTTAAACTAAAGAATGTGGTTGAACAATACATTAAACCTTGGAGCCTTCAAAGCAAaggattacatttttattacctGTGTTGGCAGAAATTAATACTTTGGCATAAAAAGCTGGCAAGCTGCTCAGGGTAAGCATATCAATTGTTTTGCTATGGTACAATGTGCAGTCTTATGTAAAATACAACCAGGACACATACATTGCTTTTAAACCTTACATCAGAAAgggcattttatttttcttaaaactgATCACATTAACAATACAACTGGTCACTGTTTATTAAAGCTTGGAGGGTGGCATGTAGCTTTGCTCCAGGCTTATGCTATTAGTTCATTTGCAGTAGCCCAAGTGCCCCAAAACCTCCATGCCTTAACAGTTGGTATGTTGCTCAGGATAAATGTAGCACCCACTTATACATGACTGCAGTGCTTCATAATCTTAAATTGGCattgccataaatgttaatTCTTCAGTACATCAATTTGTCAACCAAAAGATTTCCTATGCATTGAATGCTTCAAGTATTAGCCATCTTACTACAGTCAATTTGCACTGATCAAGAGGATGAGATGGTTAGAGGACAAAGACTACTCTcttaaaaacaaagtaaaactaTCTTGGCTAGGCTGAATATCAAACAGAAATATAGGGGTTTACCTCACTAGATGTGGTAACTAATACATAGGACAAGGCCACCGAAGAGTTTACCACAATAGGTATGAGCATATTACAGGTTCCTTATGTTACAAGCAAAAGAAGAGTGAATAATTGGAACTCATCATTGGCTGTGCAATAGTGGTATGTGGATATAAAACAAGCCTGAAAACTTTTCCAACGGTAATGACAATCCATCACTAAGTGTGCCATTTTAAATTCAATCAACAATAATTCATTTGCATTAATACACTTCACTGTCTGTACAGTACTGGCCCTGGTATAGACAGCTGGCAGGCAGGATCCAAGTATACACATTTTACTCTCTTGCCACTCTCACAGgtttacatatttacacacattaactcctgtgtatattt
This sequence is a window from Silurus meridionalis isolate SWU-2019-XX chromosome 21, ASM1480568v1, whole genome shotgun sequence. Protein-coding genes within it:
- the si:dkey-37o8.1 gene encoding elongation factor 1-alpha-like, encoding MAKEKIHINLVIIGHVDCGKSTTTGHLVYKCGGVDPRTIEKYEKAAAQMGKGSFKYAWVLDKLKAERERGITIDISLLKFNTQKYVFTIIDAPGHRDFIKNMITGTSQADAALLVVSAAKGEFEAGISRNGQTREHVLLAYTLGVKQLVVCVNKMDLTEPPFSQKRYDEVVKNVTVFIKKIGYDPAAVPFVPLSGWGGDNMLAPSQKMSWFKGWKIKRKDGFSSGKTLLEVLDSLHPPVRTATKPLRLPLQDVYKIGGVGTVPVGKIETGILKPGMLLTFSPAKLTAEVKSIEMHHQGLQTAMPGHNVGFNIKNVAVKNLRRGDVAGNAQQDPPSDVHSFIAQVIILNHPGKIKSGYSPVLDCHTTHVTCSFAELQEKLDRRTGKKLEDLPPFLVSGDAATVKFVPIKPLCVESFFSYPPLGRFAARDLKQTVAVGVIKSVEKVDQARKSAQKVQVSK